CATACTGGGCAAACACTGGTGCTGGAAGTTATTTAACTATACATAGCCAAGCTCAGTTGAGAGTTCACAATAATGGAGTATATTCCTTTCACTACTGATCAGGATGTCCTTGGACTATGTGGGGTCATGTACTACTCGAAGAAtgggaaaagtgaagaaaaaaaatccgtTCAGCAAGTCTCACATTAACCATATTAATAAGATTCTTTTACTCCTCCTCACCCTTTGGTGTTTTCAGTGATTTAACTTGCAGTTAGTTTGCATGAGCCAGACAACTTCTTAGAGGAAAGCTACATTTTTTGTCACTGAAAGCTTGCTTTTACTTGTTTGAAAACTTTCTTAAAATGTGTCTCTGAAAGTCCGAAGGAGGGAAAATAattaaggagagaaagaaaaagataaaagagaaagaggCAGCAAAATCAATATTCTCTGGCAGACTTACAGGCAGTCATCGGCACTCTCTGCACAGAGGTTGACTGTCTTCCCATCACGGCAAACAATCTGCAGTAAACAGTCTCTCTGCTTCCCCTCTGGAGGCTGGAAATCtgagtcagaaaaaaagagacgAGTTATGAAATATCTATAACCAGAATTTCATCATTGCATTTACAAGAAGGTAGTATGCAAAAACTCTGGACAAATGAACTAAGGCCATTTGTAGCTGCTTTCCGTGGCATCAGAACAAATTACAGAAGGAAATAACCTGTTCTCGCTCTTTAGTGTCTTCAAGTATCTCTGAACATCAGTCCTAAGGAATGCAAGTGTCTTACAGCACAACCAATCCATATTTAATAATAAGTACTCTCCAACACTTGTGTCAGCATCAAGTTGAGTACTAACAAATGCTAGAAGTGAACTTAgtaatacttgaaaaaaatctgctgaggTTTCCTATTTCTAGTCCTGCCTATCACTCCAGCCAGTGCTATAATTACACCAGTAACACTCTAGCATCAGACACACAAATGTACTGTGAATGAACATCCCACTCTCACGTGCATGCCTGCCACCTGCGTACATGGTACACTGTCCTCGCTAAGTTTTAAAAGGAAGTAGCAATATCACGTGGTGATACTATGCTCTGAGTATCTATAAGGGAATTTAGTAATTGGTTGAGCTggagttttttggggggatgagggatggtgggtttttttaacaacaatGAAGTGCACGCTTCTTGGATATGTTTACTTCTGCAGTAGTGTTGTAAAGGGTATGCTGGGCAGGCACTGAAGTTGTAAAGAATCTCTGAATAACCAAATCCTGAAGATTTCATTATTACCTCGACATTCATTCCCCACTCTGAGGTTGATGCAATGGATTCGCATGTGGATTTTATCTTCTATATCATGGCGATTTTGATCATCATAGAATATTAAGCGGCCATCAGACCACAGGTCAAACCAGTTCTTCTTCCAACGCCGTAAAATAGTACCTTAAAAATCAGACAGTCACTTTTAAGGGCACATATTGGGAAGTGTTTGTGTCCTAaagtcaataaaaaaataaaccaagaaatcCTTCACAGTTGCCCCAGACATTCTGAGGTGACAAACAAAATCCTATACTACAACATGCCCACCTCATAACATTACAGGATTGGGTTCCATATTTTATCTAGCATTCAAAGTCACAAATGAGTTTATTTTAAGTGCATAACCTAGTGCTTTAGTTCTAATTTgctgcaagaaaaagcagagggcATGACTAATTGAAGACTTTAAGTTAAGGTGTCAGGTAAAGTTTCCAAGTCTCTACTTATACAGCACTAATTACAGGGCAGCATCTGAAGCTGAATGCAAGTCAGACACCTTGATATGGTATATCCTGTTTCCCACTGGTTTACCCAAAAGCTCACATGGAAGTGCTGTCATGACAGGTCATTTTATGAaggtaaaaggtaaaaaaaaagccaaaccaacccaacccacaaagctagaaatgtgttttaagaaaGACCTAGGAATTACTAAATCACTGTGATGTTTTTTGAAGTTAGACACATTGGGGATAAAAAGAGGTAAAAGGCCCATGACTTACTTTGCCGGAGCAGCCATCCACTCTTCACAAATGCCATTATTGTTTAATCTAGTGGACagaagaggagggtgagggggAGAAAAGCAGTCTTCAGTATTTCGCAATAATACATTAGAAAGAGGCATCTCAAGGTCAAGGTCATATATTATAGCTGCATGTACACAGCTTGTATTGCAGAAAGACAAGGTAGATCTCAGCTGAAGATATTCAGCAAGGCACAACTAGTACTCTAGGActtaaaaaaatggaacaaatgtGCAATTGTAGCAGTGTGACGCTTAGAGACCACTTTTAAGTTTAACTGGAAAGTGCACAAGCTTACAGCTACCACTCCTGTGACACGGGGAAAAGACAGGCTGGAGTGACTGCTTCCTGACTCACCACCAGTTCCTTTCAAACTTGTTCTTTTGACATACATGTGCTTCCTGTATTCTGCAGTCTCAAGTTACTAAGCACCCTCACTTCTTTTGTAGCTGCCTTTTTCTGTACTtcctcttctggtttttttcaaTCACTGGCTCAAAGTCCAgccaaaacaaaagctgaaacagTTTAATCTTAAACAGGAAGGAGAAGGCTGTTTTTATGACTTGTATTTCTTCCAAATCATCACTAGCTCCAAGATGAATTGAAATAAGTAAAAGTTCAGCCCATAAAGTGAGATTCTTGTTTCTCCTTGACTTAAATGAAGCTTGAAATGGGATGGGAAGGACCCTGCATTAAATTCAAGTTATCACACATGACATTAAGCACTCGGCCACTGCATTCTGTTTTACGAGCATGCTAAAGAAAAGAGATCACGCACAGGATATATTGGAggattagtttttattttatagcaTAATGGTGCTGTGATGATTGTTTTAAAATGGATTAATAAAAACACAACTATCTGGATGCAATCGAACtagaaaagcaagaacagaagCATTTTAAAGCCTCCCTTTAGAAGGCTGCCtcttttagaaattatttgtgGGGCTTGTAAGCCAATATGGGAGACAGATACTTAAACCCACCAGATAACATTCTACGTGTAGCAGTGTAAGAAGAGGTGAGGAAAGGTAGCTTAGTAGATCTGATAGACAGAGGAACTCCTCCCAGACAAGACAGGTGTTTAAagctgggagaaaggaagagaatagAGTTTTGTTATATTCTAGTAAAATATAGTTAGTAAGCATCCACTTATCTTCTGATGGATGTATATATGCTATCTATTGGATATTACTTGTAGCTCTGTCCTCTTCACAGTACTGGGCAAATACTGCAGCTCACAAGTAAAGACTATAGCCAGCAGGATTTCACATTGAAGGAATGCCACATCCAGCACAGGCTCGGGTGTGATGGTGAGAACCACCTGCAGCTAAAGTTTAAACTCCAAGATAAACCTCTTACTCTTGGCTTTTGTACCCAGCTCActgggaaaacaaacatttatttgacAGCCCATTCAAAGGGAGTGTCAAACTCCTATCTGGCTTTAATCCTGGTCATCAGGTCCTGCTCTGAGGTCTAAGCATGCTGTTGTCACCTGTCTACAGAGGGAGAGCTTCAAAACTAGAGGCCAATTTATTCTTCCAAAGTAACAAAGCGGTACAAAGGACCTGAGCCTCGTTCTCTCTCCACCCCAGGATATGCCCCTCTCCCCCTAGATTCTCCTTTACAAGGAAAGAGTCTTCTTACacttcattttcacagaaatggGTCTCTCCAATGGTGCTTCCATGTCTTCCCATTTGCCCACTAAGGTGAAATCACTGTATATCTCCAGAGGCCTTTTAATAGTCTAAGAGCCACTAAAGATCTTGCATGAACTCGAGTTCTGTTCCAAGTGCTAGATTAGGCCATTGAATGTTTGTTGCTGCCTTTAAACCTACTCTGTTACACAACAGCATAATTAGATTTAACTTAGACACATAAAGgggaagaaatgaagaagaaaacatttttcttggcAAATTAAGCTTTGCCTGTCATTGCAGAATGCCTCATAATCAAAGTCTCACATTACAGAATGTCTCACAGCTATCGAGAGCTACAACAGCAGAAGAGGCTTCAGCAGCTGTACAGCACCTCACATGGAACCTCAGACGCAACAACTACATCTTCCCAGCACAGAATATTAGTGCCCAAAACTTAAGCTCTGGATAGAGAGCAAGCAATCACACAGAACAATCTGTCAGCACTGAAGGAGGAGGTGCAAAAACAATTAGATATTCTCCTCCGTCCCTTTTTAAGCACAGGCACTCACTTAAAGTCCTCTACAGTATTCACAATCAACCCACATTATGTTTAAAAGAGTATTTGCAGAGATAGATCAGAGCTGGCAAGATAAGTTGCAACTGagtatttatttgcttgttaaaCTAGCTCAGTGCAAACCAACATTCTGCTTAGcaatgtggtttagtgatggtttttgtgtcagtgttaggttgatggttggactagatgatctgaaaggtcccttccaactgaggcaattctatgattctaacatgGAAAATGGGATTTAAACAAAGATAAATCAATTTATCACCAACCTCAACAGAAGCTCCTTGGTGACTGAAATCTAAAAGTAGTAGCACTCTAAACTAAACACAAGTTAAGAGTAAATGCAGCAAAGGGGTGAGGCTATTCCTTCCTGCTCCCTAGAacagcagttttccttttttgcacAGAATATAATGTGGAATATCTAACAGTCTGTTCCAGTTCTTTACTTCTCAAACCAGGTTGGCTGGtaaaaaaagcaaacttcaaAACAAATCAAGTGTATCTACCTGCAGCTTGTAATTACTAGAGCAATTTTGATTAATGCAGTCAAAGTAGCACTGGACCAGATGTCACAGCACACGTGGATGGACGGGGCTCAGCCATCCCGGCCGAACCCCAGAGCTGTCCCACTGACACCTCGCTGTCGCTCTCTTCCCGAGACTTCAGGCAGAGAACGACGCAAAGCTCAGAGGAGCGTTAAATGTAACCCTctttgcccccctcccccttaaAACAGGTTTTCTATTTTTGGAACTTCCTTCCTCTGCCACTAGCTCCTCGCAGGCCTTTTTCCATGAAGTGGTGTTTGTTTTAGCCAACGCCCCACCCATGTGGCTCTCGGTTCAAAACCGGTTCACCAGTGAGCGACCCGGTGTTGGGAAACAGACGGCCCGGAGGAGGCACCATCCCATCTCTTCCCCCCGGGGCCCGCTCCCCCCAACAGGCCTCCGGGGGCGGGCTGGCCCGGGGCCCGGGCTCTCccccccgctcctgcccctcCGCGGATCCGCCTGCCCGGGCACCGCGaccgctccgctccccgcgccccctccccgggcagcgggCAGAGCGCGGCTGCCTCGCCCCGAGAGCTCCCTCTTCACCGGCACAGCCCCTGCCgggcccgccggccccggcctGCTCGGCGGCCCCGCTGACCTTCGCGCGGGTGCCGGGCTGTGCCGAGCCGTGCCGGTCGGGGCATCGGCGCCGagccgcgcccccgccgccccccgccgccgtgcCCAGCCGCTGGCGGGCCGCCGCCCCTACCTGCCGCGCCGAccctgccgccgccggccccgctccgcccgcggGCAGCGACAGCCCCGTCCTgacgtcagcccgccgcgccgccccggctGGGCCCGCgcccccccgctgccgccaccgccgGGGCCTGGCGGGACGCGCCGTGTGCTCCGTGCGAGCCCGCGGCCCGTGGTGGGAAGGTGCCGGCCCCTGTTGGGGTCCCTCCGCGCCGGGCGGGACAGCCACCCCCTTACGGCTGATGTGGGCGCGCCGAGCCTCAGCGGTGTAACTGCACACCCACCCCCGCCGCGGGGTACAGCCCGGCACAGCGTCAGCCCCCGCGCACCAGGACTCTTACacttacttcttttcttttatcttattTATAATTATGAAGGACGCTTTCTGATCTCATGCTATGGGACTGCAGCAGAGAACGGCAGAGTCACTTTGTTGAAGCAGTCACACGGGCGTTCAAGGCCAGAAAAGGCTGGCTGGGCTGTGACCTCTTACATAAACCAGCCAGAAACTGCATCTCCGGGATTCTTGCCTGACAGCTCTAAACTCTATTTGGGTCAGTGCTGCCCACACGCCACAAAATCTGAACTGATGGAGAAGGCACTGTATCACTGGTTAATTATTTTCACAATTCAAATTGTGTTTTCCATCTCTAACCCAAAGTATATGAGGTAGTTACAGTTTAACTAATATTAGGGAGATTTCCTCTGGGTGATGTAAGTTTTCCCAGGCTGATCCTGGTAACATAGGAGGGAGTATGACTCCTGTCATCACAGTTAgtaaaaacaagaagaagaaaaaaataattgattggTTGGCTTCAGCCAAtctctttttgttttaagattGGACAATACAGAAATAGCATTCATCATAGTTACAATTTCACATAATCTTTCAACAACCTCCTAGACTTCCTCCTGCCCGTCTTTTCGCTCTTGTTGAACACAACAGCAAGTCTAACTGGAAATTACCTAGAAAGCCTGTGATAGTGTAGTTCACGGCTGTGGTGTAGTGCATGCTTTGATGTATCTTTGAAGTACCGTGGAAGTGGTGAAGGCAGAACAGGAGGGATAAAGAGAGATCATATAGCTGTGAATAGAACTGCAGGTTTCAGAAAGAACCAGTAAATGTGATTTGTGTACATCACATTCTGCAGCAAAGTCATTCCTTTTTATGTAGGAGTCCTTTCTCTGGGGGTAAAACTGTTCACCTTTCATtgctgaaaaagtattttcaacaACTTGGATGTACTGGGGTAGAGGTGGAACGTAAGACAATCTTTATACTGGGGGAGGGAGCAGTTTTCATCTGGAATGAAAAATACTCCTCTTAAGGATTTGGGAACTCAGCAGATCCTATCCTTGGCGAGCAGTGACGAGGGGACAGCTGCCTTTTGGCATGTGTTCGGCGTTGGCTGTCTGGGTTTATATAAAACTTAGATTTTTCAGATTAGGTTTAAAACCATTTTGAAATTCATTGAGAAACTGTCATGGTGTTTCCTGAATGAATTGCCTCTGTGGGCACAGAACATCAAGATTTTGTTTAGTAGCTGTTTGGGACCATGTCCTATACTATGTTGACCTTGGAAAATTGGGCCGTGACCCCACACAGGTCCTGTTAAGAGGGTGCACAACAGAAGCACAGATCCAGGAAACACCAGCTCTTCAGTTTGCCGGAAACTCAGGCATATACTGGAAACCCATGCAAACATATATTAGGCTTATCATCTcattaaattctgaaatattttgaagtaaataTGTCGGGCTCTGCATTTGCTGATGAAACTTTCGTCAGGAAGTTTCTAACTAGCTGAGCTGAAGGCCTGAGTCTTAGTACCCTGAGCAAAAGAACTAGAATATTTAGATGAATACTATTACTAATGTGGATTGTTTTCAAATTGTTTGCCAGTGAAGCATGGAAGAGAAGGTTTTTGTTGAACTTTTAAGCTTATTCATAATTGCGCCTTCAGTCTGGTCACGTTCTAAGCATCGTATAAGATTCATCCCTCCctaataacttaaaaaaaatgtttggaatgTTTCAGAGTtaccaacccccttttttttttatctcccatTCTTGTCCTGAATCAAATAAATCTAAAACAAGAAGTTCAACTTGCCAGTTGCAGTTAGAACATGCCAGTTAAAAATCAATTGGAAGACTAAATTGCTAAATGCTTAAGAAATTGCTATTTGGAAAAATTGAGCCATATGGTGACTTCTAATTCTTTGTCATAATGCAACTGATATAACCCATCTCTTCAGTACATGCTAAATCTTGACTGCCACCAACGTAAGCGTTCGATTTCCACAGTCATTTCAGGGTCTTCGTAGATTCTTTATACACTGctaaaatctgtatttcaaatctcctacttttgtttgtaaaatataatttgaCTCTAAAGCAAGCAGAATACACATTTGCATTAAggataaacaaattattttaaacaaaatgcacGCCAGTACTATTATAAGTACTATAGTTAATGCTGTTAATACTACTACAGCTAATCAGTCCTCAACCAGgctaaaaaaatcatattaagaATCATCATTGTTTGCAagttaatgaaatgaaaaatattaaaatcaagaaaaatatgaataatcTGACCAAACAACCGTGTTTGCAACAGaaagagagctgctgctggagaacacCTGGATGAGGAATTTAAAGAACTAGGACTCCAAATTTGTTATATGGTTATTACTGTATTTATTAGTTTTCCAAAGCTTAAATATGAAGGTTATGGGCAACTTGAAACTATTTAGGCAATAGGTGAGAATAGCAGACCAGAGGAAAGGTCCAAAGATAAAGCAAGCTTGATTAAGTGTTTGTGAAACTAAGCAACTCTGCAATAGTTGTACATAGCCTATAAAGTTTCCTTGTTGAGAGGGAGATGGAAAAGAACATAATTCTCGTTTTCCAGAAGGTTGTATTGTCTTAGCCATGTACATAATAGTCCCAAACAGAAAGGTAAATCACAGACTTGGACAAAAATCTTTATTCAGACTGCTTTAACATACCTCCTTCTCTCCTGTGGAAAAGACTCTTAGCTCTTATCTCCTGCCATTCTTGTGGGTAATTGACCTGCACCCAGGATTAAAATTCCTTGGCacattttacctgaaaaaaaattaatcgtGCAATCAGCTTTTGTCACGTTGTCCCGTGAGATGAGTGCTTACTTAGCGACTGAAGAGGGTTCTTGTGGTGTGGTACAGAGGTTCTGAACAGGACTGCAGTATACAGGCAGAGGAGGACAGCCTTCCCTCTGAGGAACTACAGTCCAGACAGGTCTCCTAACAGGAGTATTGTCTTACAGGCGAGGAGCTGAAGTGAAGGGCAcagatttttaaattgctttgggttttgttccaTGCAAATTTACAAAATGTAACATATCCATATAGCAAAACATAACATGCAGTTGCAAAACATGGCATATCTGTATAACTTATCTGGAAGGTGAAGTTTGCTTGCAGACTGCAGAAACATTCTATTCCAGCTGAACGCAGCTAGTAATAAGAGCTCAGCAGTGCAGCCCGGCCTGTGCTAGGCCTGGAGGGAGGCATATTGTGATGGCAGACACGCAGGAAGGGTCTTCCACTCGTCTTTCCGCTCATCTTCCCAGCCCTCACCAACCTTGAGAGAGAGATTTTGCTAAAGGTGATATGAGCAACAATCTACTGCATTGACAGAACAGATAAGCATTTTTGCAGCAATTCAAGAACTTAGACATCTGTGTCTTAGGAAAATCTGTGGGCTAAGGCTTCAGAACTGAGAAAAGCctaaattgcttttgaaaatgggaCTTGCCTTTAAGCAGAACAATGCCTGATTAGCTCTAGCATACTGACAGCAAGAGAGAGACTTGCCCTAGTGCATGAGAAGCTGTGGCAGAGCTGCAAGATGTTTCTTCTTGACCTATACCTGAAACCAtgattcctctctttttcctccttctggcCTGTGGTTCGTGGAGCACTCCAGACACCTCAGTATGCTTCTGCAATGAAATGATGTCTTCAGAGGAAACAGTCTGGAGAGGTACACGCAAATCAGATGCTGTCTGCGGCTTCCTGCTGCGAGGCCAGGCAGCAGATTGCAGAGTGCACCCAGaacaacagacaaacaaaaagtCCAGCCAAAAGCTGAGGAACTTTCTGGGTGAGACTCTGGGATTTCATTGTCAGCTTCTATTGTTTGGATCTGATTAAAAACAAGCTGGCAGGAGAAAGACCACGTGCTTATCAGACATCCCTGCAGGTCACGCTACTAGAAAGCCATGTGGCCTGTTTGGCAGGAACTGCGTTttgtatttcacttttatttgtaGGCAGTTTTGAAAAGCACAGGATTATCAGGGATGGGCTAGGTCCCTTGCAACttgcagaaaagttcctgtctcatCACAGCCattctgaagaggaagaagaaaaaaaacttgcacAACACATCTCTGTTTTCCACTAAGAACTGTGTTTGGGCCTGACAGCCAGCCATCATCAGTGGGAGTGTTTCCTTGGAATTATCTAGGCTCTGACTCTCACCTTTACATTGGCTGTACTATTCCATTAGCATTTAAAGACAGTTCTACATGCACAAAGGAGAGGATTTACACTCATAGCCAAAAGAAGGCCATGgcaagggaagagggagaaaccAAAAGAGTAGTTACACTCTGTTTTCATTGAAGGGACTAAAGCACAGGGACAGTAAGACTTAGTCACTTCGAAAATCTGGGCCAATGTGGTGAAACAGATCTACACCTCCTGTAGCCAGGCCATAGCCCAGTGGCCACCACCACAGAAGCTCCTGAGCTATATTCTAGTCTATCATTATATTTGAACCTAGGTAAGAAAGCTTCAGTTTCATGCTGCTTATTAATGAAGATTTAGACTTAGGGCAGGAGTTGACTTTGGGAGAACTGTTGATGAGGGGGCATCTGTTTTGCTTAATTTCGTTCTAAAAGCTCACTGGAACTGGTAAGTTAAAAGTCAATTCCCTCATCTTGCTCTGAAGACCCTGCTCTGTCTTGTCTTCAAATGCATATTGAGCTTGCCCTCTTAAACCCAGCCTGCCAAACACTAGAATAAATGGAAGTCATTGTGTCTCTAGAAGGTTTTGCATTAGGCCcccatattttttcccttctcttccatcAGTCAGACATTAAACACCTTGTCACAAGATGGAGGTTGACTATCTGTCATGGTGACTAGTTGTTTCCTAAGAGT
The sequence above is a segment of the Larus michahellis chromosome 6, bLarMic1.1, whole genome shotgun sequence genome. Coding sequences within it:
- the PLEKHB2 gene encoding pleckstrin homology domain-containing family B member 2 isoform X2, with translation MAFVKSGWLLRQSTILRRWKKNWFDLWSDGRLIFYDDQNRHDIEDKIHMRIHCINLRVGNECRDFQPPEGKQRDCLLQIVCRDGKTVNLCAESADDCLAWKIALQDARTNTVYGYGYDQYNGAYPPTGPQVFYASNGQAYAVPYQYPYQGPYGQPPANHVIIRERYRDSDGDLALGMLAGAATGMALGSLFWVF